A window of the Streptomyces griseochromogenes genome harbors these coding sequences:
- a CDS encoding SCO2400 family protein, translating into MDYCSSCRRHLNGALVCPGCGAYAPDIAPPAASAVTVRPVREAGSADAWYHGGLPDEPAAAAPDEAPSDEVTGAPPAQRGRAARRRQLARWKKNKRRAAVATAVALVGGGLTLAALDRQSPDRAQAASAPDNRPMGATDGQATGDARPEPTPPGTHRSPHTAAPAHAQAPAAGAPHRHTLAAAPRTTTPDTHPDSAAAPVPAQTPAAPHRHTTAPVSGNTGTGTTAQQPSAPPATPAPAPSAGGGTDQGTSPASPSPAATSPSQLCLVLVCLG; encoded by the coding sequence ATGGACTACTGCTCCTCGTGCCGTCGGCATCTGAACGGCGCCCTGGTGTGCCCCGGGTGCGGTGCCTACGCCCCGGACATCGCTCCTCCCGCCGCCTCGGCGGTGACGGTGCGGCCGGTGCGCGAGGCCGGCTCGGCCGATGCCTGGTACCACGGCGGTCTCCCCGACGAGCCGGCAGCGGCCGCCCCGGACGAGGCACCGTCCGACGAGGTGACCGGCGCTCCGCCCGCGCAGCGGGGACGGGCGGCCCGGCGCCGCCAGCTGGCCCGCTGGAAGAAGAACAAGCGCCGGGCCGCGGTCGCCACCGCCGTCGCGCTCGTCGGCGGCGGGCTCACCCTGGCCGCACTGGACCGGCAGTCCCCCGACCGGGCCCAGGCGGCCTCGGCACCGGACAACCGGCCCATGGGCGCCACGGACGGACAGGCCACCGGCGACGCCCGCCCGGAGCCGACACCGCCCGGCACCCACCGGTCCCCGCACACCGCCGCCCCGGCCCATGCCCAGGCACCCGCCGCCGGCGCACCGCACCGACACACCCTCGCCGCCGCACCCCGGACCACCACGCCGGACACCCACCCCGATTCCGCGGCCGCGCCCGTCCCCGCCCAGACGCCGGCCGCGCCTCATCGGCACACCACCGCGCCCGTCTCCGGCAACACCGGCACCGGCACGACGGCACAGCAGCCGTCCGCGCCGCCGGCCACCCCGGCTCCCGCCCCCTCGGCCGGCGGCGGAACGGACCAGGGAACGTCCCCGGCGAGCCCCTCCCCGGCGGCGACCTCGCCGTCCCAGCTCTGCCTGGTCCTGGTGTGCCTCGGCTGA